One Actinosynnema pretiosum DNA segment encodes these proteins:
- a CDS encoding IclR family transcriptional regulator domain-containing protein — MADFVQSLARGLLVIRAFDADHPELTLSQVARITGLTRAAARRFLHTLVALGYVRSDGRLFALRPQVLQLGHAYLSSLSLPALAQPHLEKLAAQVRESCSMSVLDGDRVVYVARVPTKRIMSVTISVGTRFPAHATAMGRVLLAAQDRAWLDEYLAKARLERLTSRTVVDARRLRQELDVVRGQGWALVDQELEDGLRSLAVPVRGPRGVVAAVNVSAHTSRGNALSVRDDLLAPLQAAAKLIEEDLRQ, encoded by the coding sequence ATGGCTGACTTCGTCCAGTCGCTGGCCAGGGGGCTGCTGGTGATCCGGGCGTTCGACGCCGACCACCCGGAGCTGACGCTCAGCCAGGTCGCCCGGATCACCGGGTTGACCAGGGCGGCGGCGCGGCGGTTCCTGCACACGCTGGTCGCGCTCGGGTACGTGCGCTCGGACGGCAGGCTGTTCGCGCTGCGCCCGCAGGTGCTCCAGCTCGGGCACGCCTACCTGTCCAGCCTGTCCCTGCCCGCGCTCGCCCAGCCGCACCTGGAGAAGCTGGCCGCGCAGGTCCGCGAGTCGTGCTCCATGTCGGTGCTCGACGGCGACCGGGTGGTGTACGTGGCGCGGGTGCCGACGAAGCGGATCATGTCCGTGACGATCAGCGTGGGCACCCGCTTCCCCGCGCACGCGACCGCGATGGGCCGCGTGCTGCTCGCCGCGCAGGACCGGGCGTGGCTGGACGAGTACCTGGCGAAGGCGCGGCTGGAGCGGTTGACGTCGCGCACGGTCGTCGACGCCCGGCGGTTGCGGCAGGAGCTGGACGTGGTGCGCGGGCAGGGCTGGGCGCTGGTGGACCAGGAGCTGGAGGACGGCCTGCGCTCGCTCGCGGTCCCGGTGCGCGGCCCGCGCGGGGTGGTGGCGGCGGTGAACGTCTCCGCCCACACCAGCCGGGGCAACGCGCTGTCCGTCCGCGACGACCTCCTGGCGCCGCTCCAGGCGGCGGCGAAGCTGATCGAGGAGGACCTGAGGCAGTGA
- a CDS encoding carboxymuconolactone decarboxylase family protein, producing MAVRRAVLGDEHVDRAALDPFGADFQRYATETAWGAVWTRPGLDRRTRSCVALSVLAALGHERELALHVAGALRNGVTREEIAEVLLQVGAYAGLPAANRAFEVARRVLADG from the coding sequence ATGGCGGTGCGGCGGGCGGTGCTCGGTGACGAGCACGTCGACCGGGCCGCCCTCGACCCGTTCGGCGCGGACTTCCAGCGCTACGCCACCGAGACCGCCTGGGGCGCGGTGTGGACCCGGCCGGGGCTCGACCGGCGGACCCGGTCGTGCGTGGCGCTGTCCGTGCTCGCCGCGCTCGGGCACGAGCGGGAGCTGGCGCTGCACGTCGCGGGGGCGCTGCGCAACGGCGTCACGCGCGAGGAGATCGCGGAGGTGCTGCTCCAGGTCGGCGCGTACGCCGGGCTGCCCGCCGCGAACCGGGCGTTCGAGGTGGCGCGGCGGGTGCTCGCCGATGGCTGA
- a CDS encoding alpha/beta fold hydrolase, with product MKPSSSTSDRAAGPLPHHEDSGPRDAPVLVLGSSLGTTTALWEPLLPVLERHFRVIRVDHPGHGGSAPRAFRDVGDLGRGVLALLDSLGVREFRHAGVSLGGMVGMWLAAHAPDRVARLALCCTTAAFGDPEPWLVRADLVLARGVGATAEGTAARWFTPAFGARGERLLAGLSEVDPLSYAAACGALARLDLRPLLPTITAPTLVVAGDGDTGTPPEHGRAIADLIPGARFHVVPGAHLAVVESPDEVAGVLVPHLVGP from the coding sequence GTGAAACCGTCTTCTTCGACCTCTGACCGGGCCGCCGGACCGCTGCCGCACCACGAGGACAGTGGCCCGCGCGACGCCCCGGTCCTGGTGCTGGGCAGCTCGCTCGGCACCACCACGGCCCTGTGGGAGCCGCTGCTGCCGGTGCTGGAGCGGCACTTCCGGGTGATCCGCGTCGACCACCCCGGTCACGGCGGCAGCGCGCCGCGCGCGTTCCGCGACGTCGGCGACCTCGGGCGCGGCGTGCTCGCGCTGCTGGACTCGCTGGGGGTGCGGGAGTTCCGCCACGCCGGGGTGTCGCTGGGCGGCATGGTCGGCATGTGGCTGGCCGCGCACGCCCCGGACCGGGTGGCGCGGCTGGCGCTGTGCTGCACCACGGCGGCCTTCGGCGACCCCGAGCCGTGGCTGGTGCGGGCCGACCTGGTGCTGGCGCGCGGCGTCGGCGCGACCGCCGAGGGCACGGCGGCCCGGTGGTTCACCCCGGCGTTCGGCGCGCGGGGCGAGCGGCTGCTGGCGGGACTGTCCGAAGTGGACCCGCTGTCGTACGCGGCGGCCTGCGGCGCGCTGGCCAGGCTGGACCTGCGCCCCCTGCTCCCGACGATCACCGCGCCCACGCTGGTGGTCGCGGGCGACGGCGACACGGGAACCCCGCCCGAGCACGGGAGGGCGATCGCCGACCTGATCCCCGGCGCCCGGTTCCACGTGGTGCCGGGCGCGCACCTGGCCGTGGTGGAGTCGCCGGACGAGGTCGCCGGGGTGCTCGTGCCGCACCTGGTGGGACCGTGA
- the pcaG gene encoding protocatechuate 3,4-dioxygenase subunit alpha, whose amino-acid sequence MRTGRLQTTPAQTVGPFHAVALPWADGPHAVAEGAPGAFWITGTVRDGAGEPVADAVVETWQADPDGRFDHPDDPRGPVRRPGFRGFARSGTAPSGEFRLLTVKPGPLPFGDGRAQAPHLDVSVFCRGLLVRLVTRIYFPDEPANAEDPVLASIPDPAARATLVAVAQPGGYRFDIHLQGERETVFFDL is encoded by the coding sequence CTGCGGACCGGTCGCTTGCAGACCACGCCCGCGCAGACCGTCGGCCCGTTCCACGCCGTCGCCCTGCCGTGGGCGGACGGGCCCCACGCCGTCGCCGAGGGCGCGCCGGGCGCGTTCTGGATCACCGGGACCGTGCGCGACGGGGCTGGCGAGCCGGTCGCCGACGCGGTCGTGGAGACCTGGCAGGCCGACCCGGACGGCCGGTTCGACCACCCCGACGACCCGCGCGGTCCGGTGCGGCGCCCCGGCTTCCGGGGGTTCGCGCGCAGCGGCACGGCCCCGTCGGGGGAGTTCCGGCTGCTGACCGTGAAACCCGGCCCGCTGCCGTTCGGCGACGGGCGCGCGCAGGCCCCGCACCTGGACGTCTCGGTGTTCTGCCGCGGCCTGCTGGTGCGGCTGGTGACCCGGATCTACTTCCCCGACGAACCCGCCAACGCCGAGGACCCGGTGCTGGCGTCGATCCCCGACCCGGCCGCGCGCGCCACGCTCGTCGCGGTGGCCCAGCCCGGCGGGTACCGCTTCGACATCCACCTGCAGGGGGAACGTGAAACCGTCTTCTTCGACCTCTGA
- the pcaH gene encoding protocatechuate 3,4-dioxygenase subunit beta, with protein sequence MPSTTIPAYRRDPESQPPVDFPAYRSNALRAPRRPLALLPQRLTEVTGPLLGADRVGEFDHDLTAGHAGEPLGQRITVSGRVLDGDGRPVAGALVEVWQANASGRYRHDADRHPAPLDPNFTGVGRCVTDPVGAYSFTTVRPGAYPWRNHDNAWRPAHIHFSLFGRAFTQRLITQVYFPGDPLLPLDPVFNSVRDEAARAALVAAFDLGSTVPERSLGYRWDVVLRGENPTPLGDDDD encoded by the coding sequence TTGCCGAGCACGACGATCCCCGCGTACCGGCGGGACCCGGAGTCCCAGCCGCCCGTGGACTTCCCCGCGTACCGCTCGAACGCCCTGCGCGCCCCGCGCAGACCGCTCGCGCTCCTGCCGCAGCGGCTCACCGAGGTCACCGGGCCGCTGCTCGGCGCGGACCGGGTGGGGGAGTTCGACCACGACCTCACCGCCGGGCACGCGGGCGAGCCGCTGGGGCAGCGGATCACGGTGTCCGGGCGGGTGCTCGACGGGGACGGGCGGCCGGTGGCGGGCGCGCTGGTGGAGGTGTGGCAGGCCAACGCGTCCGGCCGCTACCGGCACGACGCCGACCGGCACCCCGCGCCGCTCGACCCGAACTTCACCGGGGTCGGGCGGTGCGTCACCGACCCGGTTGGCGCGTACTCGTTCACCACCGTCCGGCCGGGCGCGTACCCGTGGCGCAACCACGACAACGCCTGGCGGCCCGCGCACATCCACTTCTCGCTGTTCGGGCGGGCGTTCACCCAGCGGCTGATCACCCAGGTGTACTTCCCCGGCGACCCGCTGCTGCCGCTGGACCCGGTGTTCAACTCGGTGCGCGACGAGGCGGCGCGCGCCGCGCTGGTGGCCGCGTTCGACCTGGGCAGCACGGTTCCCGAGCGCTCGCTGGGCTACCGGTGGGACGTGGTGCTGCGCGGCGAGAACCCCACGCCGCTGGGGGACGACGATGACTGA
- a CDS encoding CoA-transferase subunit beta codes for MMTVAAARALRDGAVCFVGIGLPSTAANLARRTHAPDLVLVYESGTIGAKPDVLPLSIGDGVLAETAVSVIGVPEVFNYWLQPGRIDVGFLGAAQVDRFANINTTAVGDYASPSVRLPGAGGAPEIAASCGEVVVVVRQSPRVFVERVDFVTSFGHGSGPGERERLGLTGAGPQVVITDLGVLRPDPRTCELVLTALHPGVDVATARERTGWELRVADDLEESAPPSGEELAVLRELVARKGG; via the coding sequence ATGATGACGGTCGCCGCCGCGCGGGCGCTGCGCGACGGCGCGGTGTGCTTCGTCGGCATCGGGCTGCCCAGCACCGCGGCCAACCTGGCGCGGCGCACCCACGCGCCCGACCTGGTGCTGGTGTACGAGTCCGGCACGATCGGCGCGAAACCGGACGTGCTGCCGCTGTCCATCGGCGACGGGGTGCTCGCCGAGACCGCGGTGAGCGTGATCGGGGTGCCGGAGGTGTTCAACTACTGGTTGCAGCCCGGCCGGATCGACGTCGGGTTCCTCGGGGCCGCGCAGGTCGACCGGTTCGCGAACATCAACACCACGGCGGTGGGGGACTACGCCTCGCCGTCGGTGCGGCTGCCGGGGGCGGGCGGGGCTCCGGAGATCGCGGCGTCGTGCGGGGAGGTCGTGGTGGTGGTGCGGCAGAGCCCGCGGGTGTTCGTGGAGCGGGTCGACTTCGTCACCTCGTTCGGGCACGGGTCGGGGCCGGGCGAGCGGGAGCGGCTCGGGCTCACCGGGGCCGGGCCGCAGGTGGTGATCACCGACCTCGGGGTGCTGCGGCCGGACCCGCGGACGTGCGAGCTGGTGCTGACGGCCCTGCACCCCGGGGTGGACGTGGCGACCGCGCGCGAGCGGACCGGGTGGGAGCTGCGGGTGGCCGACGACCTGGAGGAGAGCGCGCCGCCGAGCGGGGAGGAGCTGGCGGTGCTGCGGGAGCTGGTCGCGCGCAAGGGCGGGTGA
- a CDS encoding CoA transferase subunit A — protein MAVLTSLADGVEEVVRDGDTTAFEGFTHLIPFEAGNEAIRQGRRDLTLVRMTPDVIYDRMIGAGCARKLVFSWGGNPGVGSLHRFRDAVEHGWPAPLELEEHSHAGMANRYAAAASGLPFAVLRGYAGTDLVGRTDSIRTVTCPFTGEVLAAVSALRLDSAVVHAQRADREGNVQYWGITGVQKEAVLAAERSLVTVEEVVDELEPVPGAVVLPHWVVDRVAVVPGGAHPSYAHGYSTRDNAAYSEWDAISRSREEFSRWLGGLR, from the coding sequence ATGGCCGTTCTCACGTCCCTCGCCGACGGCGTCGAGGAGGTGGTGCGCGACGGGGACACCACAGCTTTCGAGGGGTTCACGCACCTGATCCCGTTCGAGGCGGGCAACGAGGCCATCAGGCAGGGCCGCCGCGACCTCACCCTGGTGCGGATGACCCCCGACGTGATCTACGACCGGATGATCGGCGCGGGCTGCGCGCGCAAGCTCGTGTTCTCCTGGGGCGGCAACCCCGGAGTGGGCTCGCTGCACCGGTTCCGCGACGCCGTCGAGCACGGCTGGCCCGCGCCGCTGGAGCTGGAGGAGCACAGCCACGCGGGCATGGCCAACCGGTACGCCGCCGCCGCGTCCGGGCTGCCGTTCGCGGTGCTGCGCGGGTACGCGGGCACGGACCTGGTGGGGCGCACGGACAGCATCCGGACCGTGACCTGCCCGTTCACCGGCGAGGTGCTCGCGGCGGTGTCCGCGCTGCGGCTCGACAGCGCGGTCGTGCACGCCCAGCGCGCCGACCGGGAGGGCAACGTGCAGTACTGGGGGATCACCGGCGTGCAGAAGGAGGCGGTGCTCGCCGCGGAGCGGTCGCTGGTGACCGTGGAGGAGGTCGTGGACGAGCTGGAGCCGGTGCCCGGCGCGGTCGTGCTGCCGCACTGGGTGGTCGACCGGGTCGCCGTCGTGCCGGGCGGGGCGCACCCGTCGTACGCGCACGGCTACTCCACCCGCGACAACGCGGCGTACTCCGAGTGGGACGCGATCAGCCGCAGCCGCGAGGAGTTCTCCCGCTGGTTGGGAGGACTGCGGTGA
- a CDS encoding helicase HerA domain-containing protein — MTLAGPGLDDERRNALQAVHFNSAVAPDDVWSPLAHHVPELHGPVAAELARAVASAARKPRSTPIGVVLRGERGVGKTHLLGWLRQEAQARGGWFFLLKLLDDSSFWAGAVHGAISGLNREGDQLGAMLDALAKATGHTDESRLRLRGTIPISREYLDELVDRVRELDPQVALECQDTLRALVLYRARGRPSEVGHRFLALEDGGIDEADRAEWGFHLRSRSAQLVLGDLSRIFALTGPVVMAVDQIDSVITQRPGASGLADRLADGLMRLREETRRTVLVVACLPRSWELLAERSVNSAASRFAVLDLRTAMPSAGVAEAIVQRHLGALYAEEGFAPPHPTWPVARAAFDGAEVAHSTPRRLLQRVEEHVRWCLAHDVEAELRDFAADRGEGPAPEPDAGGLAELDERFARACEAADVASPLDPAREDELVPGLLSAALRCYAVEHGGDLVLDQPPGRKPALHARLRLTLDEASEDEVWWSFRAIAHGHSTAVLARLRSACLEAGVFGGTGKRRLVVLRGTPFSGGPRTAKAVGELVAAGGEVLPLTAEDLRVFSALRELVAQAPAGLLAWLAARTPASRTPLLRRVLPPVGAGRAGSDHSSGQDEPVWPEQEYEEPIRALPDVPQQQWPSPRWPERGWPAAEPTRLAGNLFTPRPGAPDPFQPDSGWNDAPAAHDATITLGADATTGRPFTLPLVLLRKHVAVFAGTGSGKTVLLRRLVEEAALHGVSSILLDTNNDLARLGDAWPSPPEGWSPGDADRAHRYLSGTDVVVWTPGRESGRPLVLDPLPDFGAVRADPDEFRGAVDAAVAGLLPKIALSGRRLVHGRAVLTEALAAFAGRGGRDVAEFAAFLHDLPEGASTMRDAVRLAAEMADSLHAAIITDPLFGGSGHRLDPGELLRPPPGARARVSVISCVGLPTDGQRQAFAHQLQQALFAWVRRNPAGDRPLGGLLVLDEAQTFAPSRGEVVSSASTRLLAAQARKYGLGVVFATQAPKGLHNSVTGNTATQFFGRLTAPAQFQAALDLAAARGGRVDDVSRLNAGRFYGATEGTGFTKLSLPMCLSHHPQGALTEVEVLARARP; from the coding sequence GTGACGCTCGCCGGGCCGGGCCTGGACGACGAGCGGCGCAACGCGCTGCAGGCCGTGCACTTCAACTCGGCGGTCGCGCCCGACGACGTCTGGAGCCCGCTCGCGCACCACGTGCCGGAGCTGCACGGGCCGGTCGCCGCGGAGCTGGCGCGGGCCGTGGCGTCCGCCGCGCGCAAGCCGCGCTCCACGCCGATCGGGGTGGTGCTGCGCGGGGAGCGCGGGGTCGGCAAGACGCACCTGCTGGGCTGGTTGCGGCAGGAGGCGCAGGCGCGCGGCGGGTGGTTCTTCCTGCTCAAGCTGCTGGACGACAGCTCGTTCTGGGCGGGCGCGGTGCACGGGGCGATCAGCGGGCTCAACCGCGAGGGCGACCAGCTCGGCGCGATGCTGGACGCGCTGGCCAAGGCGACCGGGCACACCGACGAGTCGCGGTTGCGGCTGCGCGGCACGATCCCGATCAGCCGGGAGTACCTGGACGAGCTGGTGGACCGGGTGCGCGAGCTGGACCCGCAGGTGGCGCTGGAGTGCCAGGACACGCTGCGGGCGCTGGTGCTGTACCGGGCGAGGGGGCGGCCGAGCGAGGTCGGGCACCGGTTCCTGGCGCTGGAGGACGGCGGCATCGACGAGGCGGACCGGGCGGAGTGGGGCTTCCACCTGCGGTCGCGGTCCGCGCAGCTGGTGCTGGGGGACCTGTCGCGGATCTTCGCGCTGACCGGGCCGGTGGTGATGGCGGTCGACCAGATCGACTCGGTGATCACCCAGCGGCCGGGGGCCTCGGGGCTGGCCGACCGGCTCGCGGACGGGCTGATGCGGCTGCGCGAGGAGACCCGGCGGACGGTGCTGGTCGTGGCGTGCCTGCCCCGGTCGTGGGAGCTGCTGGCGGAGCGCTCGGTGAACTCGGCGGCGAGCCGGTTCGCGGTGCTGGACCTGCGCACCGCGATGCCGAGCGCGGGCGTGGCGGAGGCGATCGTGCAGCGGCACCTGGGGGCGCTGTACGCGGAGGAGGGGTTCGCGCCGCCGCACCCGACGTGGCCGGTGGCGCGGGCGGCGTTCGACGGGGCGGAGGTGGCGCACTCGACGCCGAGGCGGCTGCTCCAGCGGGTCGAGGAGCACGTGCGGTGGTGCCTGGCGCACGACGTCGAGGCGGAGCTGCGGGACTTCGCGGCCGACCGGGGCGAGGGTCCCGCGCCGGAGCCGGACGCGGGCGGGTTGGCCGAGCTGGACGAGCGGTTCGCCCGCGCGTGCGAGGCTGCGGACGTGGCGTCCCCGCTGGACCCGGCGCGCGAGGACGAGCTGGTGCCGGGGCTGCTGTCGGCGGCGCTGCGCTGCTACGCGGTGGAGCACGGCGGCGACCTCGTGCTCGACCAGCCGCCGGGCCGCAAGCCCGCGCTGCACGCCCGGTTGCGGCTGACGCTGGACGAGGCCAGCGAGGACGAGGTGTGGTGGTCGTTCCGGGCGATCGCGCACGGCCACAGCACGGCGGTGCTGGCGCGGCTGCGGTCGGCGTGCCTGGAGGCGGGCGTGTTCGGCGGGACCGGCAAGCGCCGCCTGGTGGTGCTGCGCGGCACGCCGTTCTCCGGCGGCCCGCGGACCGCGAAGGCGGTGGGCGAGCTGGTCGCGGCGGGCGGCGAGGTCCTGCCGCTGACGGCGGAGGACCTGCGGGTGTTCTCGGCGCTGCGCGAGCTGGTGGCGCAGGCGCCCGCCGGGCTGCTGGCCTGGCTGGCCGCGCGCACGCCCGCGAGCCGGACGCCGCTGCTGCGCCGGGTGCTGCCGCCGGTGGGGGCGGGTCGCGCCGGTTCCGACCACTCCTCCGGGCAGGACGAGCCGGTGTGGCCGGAACAGGAGTACGAGGAGCCGATCCGCGCGCTGCCGGACGTGCCGCAGCAGCAGTGGCCTTCCCCGCGGTGGCCGGAACGGGGCTGGCCTGCGGCCGAGCCGACCCGCCTGGCGGGCAACCTGTTCACCCCTAGGCCGGGTGCGCCCGACCCGTTCCAGCCGGACTCCGGCTGGAACGACGCGCCCGCTGCCCACGACGCCACGATCACCCTGGGCGCGGACGCGACGACCGGACGCCCGTTCACCCTGCCCCTCGTTCTGCTGCGCAAGCACGTCGCCGTGTTCGCGGGCACCGGTTCCGGGAAGACCGTGCTGCTGCGCCGCCTGGTGGAGGAGGCCGCGCTGCACGGCGTGTCCTCGATCCTCCTGGACACCAACAACGACCTGGCCCGCCTCGGCGACGCCTGGCCGTCCCCGCCCGAGGGCTGGTCCCCCGGCGACGCCGACCGCGCCCACCGCTACCTGTCCGGCACGGACGTCGTGGTGTGGACGCCGGGCCGCGAGTCCGGCAGGCCGCTGGTGCTGGACCCGCTGCCGGACTTCGGCGCGGTGCGGGCCGACCCGGACGAGTTCCGGGGCGCGGTCGACGCGGCCGTGGCGGGCCTGCTGCCCAAGATCGCCCTGTCCGGCCGCAGGCTGGTGCACGGCAGGGCGGTGCTGACCGAGGCGCTGGCCGCGTTCGCCGGTCGCGGCGGTCGGGACGTGGCGGAGTTCGCGGCGTTCCTGCACGACCTGCCGGAGGGCGCGAGCACGATGCGCGACGCCGTGCGGTTGGCCGCCGAGATGGCCGACAGCCTGCACGCGGCGATCATCACCGACCCCCTGTTCGGCGGCTCGGGCCACCGCCTGGACCCCGGTGAGCTGCTGCGCCCGCCGCCGGGCGCGCGGGCACGGGTGTCGGTGATCAGCTGCGTCGGCCTGCCGACGGACGGCCAGCGCCAGGCGTTCGCGCACCAGCTCCAGCAGGCCCTGTTCGCGTGGGTGCGCCGCAACCCGGCCGGTGACCGCCCGCTGGGCGGCCTGCTGGTCCTCGACGAGGCGCAGACCTTCGCGCCGTCGCGCGGCGAGGTGGTGTCGAGCGCGAGCACCAGGCTGCTGGCGGCGCAGGCCAGGAAGTACGGCCTTGGCGTGGTCTTCGCGACCCAGGCCCCGAAGGGCCTGCACAACTCGGTCACCGGCAACACCGCGACCCAGTTCTTCGGCAGGCTGACCGCACCCGCGCAGTTCCAGGCGGCTCTGGACCTGGCAGCGGCGCGCGGCGGCCGGGTGGACGACGTCTCCCGCCTGAACGCGGGCCGCTTCTACGGCGCGACGGAGGGCACCGGCTTCACCAAGCTGAGCCTGCCGATGTGCCTGAGCCACCACCCACAGGGCGCGCTGACGGAGGTCGAGGTGTTGGCAAGAGCACGCCCCTGA
- a CDS encoding PP2C family protein-serine/threonine phosphatase — protein sequence MAQGYWRGAGQGPAAGAEGGGQEGTAEGFTPEGITPENWRLLVGGLHEAVVVLDPEGVVRLANPPAEALFPDARVGAPAAPGGRSQQLGDGWVAHYRTPEDLLDGVTRRLDGAVDRDDALRAVVELAPAAHAVVVAPGQRGRLEWWRRSSGGDVVVSRGTRQVAEGVPGLTDVLDVLDGVAGVDRAREGVELVEPGDAPWGLPAGAPTKATAVPLTPGAALVCFGPSGDAGLLRRFAERATAAIAAGERFGEQRRTVDALRAGLLPTPLPQVAGARLAQVFEPAHRATMIGGDFYDVHPRDDGSAAFALGDVAGNGVEAAVHSGRVRQSLHTLLLVEQRPAQLLHLLNTVLRAAGSRLFTTIVVGTFVPVQAGGLRMTLAAGGHPSPLVLRSGGRVDEIAVRGGIVGVLPEVRFSQATVTLSPGETLLLYSDGVTEARSRGDRAELFGDERLSEALAGCAGLGAQEIAERLRGVVFEWLGDAEHDDLTLLVVQAEG from the coding sequence GAGGGCATCACCCCGGAGAACTGGCGCCTGCTCGTCGGCGGGCTCCACGAGGCCGTCGTCGTGCTGGACCCGGAAGGCGTGGTGCGCCTGGCCAACCCCCCGGCCGAGGCGCTGTTCCCGGACGCCCGCGTCGGCGCTCCCGCCGCGCCGGGAGGGCGGTCGCAGCAGCTCGGGGACGGGTGGGTCGCGCACTACCGGACGCCCGAGGACTTGCTCGACGGGGTGACCCGGCGGCTCGACGGGGCGGTGGACCGGGACGACGCGCTGCGGGCGGTGGTCGAGCTCGCGCCCGCGGCTCACGCGGTCGTGGTGGCGCCGGGGCAGCGCGGGCGGCTGGAGTGGTGGCGGCGGTCCTCGGGCGGGGACGTGGTGGTGAGCCGGGGGACGCGGCAGGTCGCCGAGGGCGTGCCGGGGCTGACGGACGTGCTGGACGTGCTGGACGGGGTGGCCGGGGTGGACCGGGCGCGGGAGGGCGTCGAGCTGGTCGAGCCCGGTGACGCGCCCTGGGGGTTGCCCGCGGGCGCCCCGACCAAGGCGACCGCCGTGCCGCTGACGCCGGGGGCCGCGCTGGTGTGCTTCGGGCCGTCGGGGGACGCCGGGCTGCTGCGCCGGTTCGCCGAGCGCGCGACGGCGGCGATCGCGGCGGGGGAGCGGTTCGGGGAGCAGCGGCGGACCGTGGACGCGCTGCGCGCGGGACTGCTGCCGACGCCGCTGCCGCAGGTGGCGGGGGCGCGGTTGGCGCAGGTGTTCGAGCCTGCGCACCGGGCGACCATGATCGGTGGCGACTTCTACGACGTGCACCCGAGGGATGACGGGAGCGCGGCGTTCGCGCTGGGGGACGTGGCGGGCAACGGGGTCGAGGCGGCGGTGCACAGCGGGCGGGTGCGGCAGAGCCTGCACACGCTGCTGCTGGTGGAGCAGCGGCCTGCGCAGTTGCTGCACCTGTTGAACACGGTGTTGCGGGCGGCGGGGAGCAGGCTGTTCACCACGATCGTGGTGGGCACGTTCGTGCCGGTGCAGGCCGGGGGGCTGCGGATGACGCTCGCGGCCGGTGGGCACCCTTCGCCGCTGGTGTTGAGGAGTGGGGGGAGGGTGGACGAGATCGCGGTGCGCGGGGGGATCGTGGGGGTGCTGCCGGAGGTCCGGTTCAGCCAGGCCACGGTGACGTTGTCGCCTGGGGAGACGTTGCTGTTGTACAGCGACGGGGTGACGGAGGCGCGGTCTCGGGGGGACCGGGCGGAGTTGTTCGGGGATGAGCGGTTGTCGGAGGCGTTGGCGGGGTGCGCGGGACTTGGGGCGCAGGAGATCGCGGAGCGGTTGCGGGGGGTTGTTTTTGAGTGGCTCGGGGACGCGGAGCACGACGATCTGACGTTGTTGGTGGTGCAGGCGGAGGGGTGA